In Flammeovirgaceae bacterium, the sequence GGACAACAGGTGAGTATTTTTGGCAATAACAGCAAAACCATTGCCCGCTTTATTGATGCGTTTAACAACCAGGTGGGTCGTATAAACCTCAACACCCAGTCGCAACGAGGTCCTGACACATTTCCGTTTAACGGTCGTAAAGATTCAGCCGAAGGTACCCTATCGGTAGCCGATGCATTACGGGTATTTTCTATTCGTACCGTAGTAGCCACCAAAGCGGTTGATGCCAACAAACAGATTCTTGCCACGATTATCAAGAACCGCGAGTCAGCATTTTTAAGCACCGACTATATCATGTAACATGAAGCATGTCAATTTGCTGGTGATGGGTAAGGTTCAGGGTGTTTTCTTCCGGGCATCCACGCAACGGGTTGCCGGGGAATTAGGGATAACCGGATTGGTAAGGAATGAGCCGGATGGCAATGTGTACATCGAGGCCGAAGGCGAAGAAGGGCGCCTTGAAAAATTTATTGACTGGTGCCGCCAGGGTCCACCCCGTGCCCGTGTTGAACAGGTGCAAATAACTGAATCGGGTCTTAAAAATTACGCAACGTTTAGGGTTGTCCGGTGAATGTACGTGTTAAATTTCTGGGCGGTGCCCAAAGCGTTACCGGCTCACGTTATCTGGTTGAAGCAGGTGATTTCAGGTTTCTGTTCGACTGCGGATTGTTTCAGGGGTTAAAGGATTTACGACTTCGCAACTGGGAGGAGTTTCCGATAAACCCGGTTACAATTAATTGTGTAATTATCAGCCACGCCCATATTGATCACACCGGCTATTTGCCGAAACTGGTTAAGGAAGGATTCAGTGGCCCTGTTTATTGCACCCACCCGACAGCCGACTTAATGGAGATTATGCTCATTGATTCAGCCAAACTGCAGGAAGAAGAAACCGAATACGCCCGTCAGAAGGGATATTCCCGGCACGACATACCCAAACCCCTTTACACCGAAGAAGATGCACAGGCTGTATTTCCCTTGATTAAATCATTCGGTTACAATGAACATGTTAAAGTTAGTAACCATGTTGAATTTATTTTTCGCGATGCCGGGCATTTGCTGGGCTCAGCGATTACGGAAGTCTTTATTAAAGGCGATAACCAGGAAAAGAAAATTGTTTTTTCGGGCGACCTGGGGCGGTATCAAACCGAAATGCTTCATCCGCCTTCCACCATCGAGCAGGCCGATGTGTTGTTTGTTGAATCAACCTATGGTAACAAAGACAACCCAGACGTTGATCCGAAAGTTGACCTGATGCGCATTGCCAATGAAACATTTCAGCGGGGTGGTGTGCTGTTGATACCGGCTTTTGCGGTAGGCCGTACCCAGGGCCTGCTATATCACCTTCGTCAGTTGATGAAAGAAAAAAGAATACCAGATGTGCCGGTGTATATCGACAGCCCCATGGCGATTTCATCAACATACCTCTTTTTTAAGCACCCTAACTTCCTGAAAGAGACTTTTAACCTGAAGGAGTTTGTAAAGGAGGTAGAAACAAATATGCTCGTATTTGTTCGATCAAACGAGCATAGCAAGTCACTGAATGCCATAAAAAAGAATGCCATTATTATTTCATCCAGCGGTATGATGACGGGCGGGCGCGTACTTCACCACTTGTATCATCGCCTTCGCAAAAAAGAAGACACCGTACTGATTGCCGGTTTCCAGGCCGAAGGAACACGCGGCCGCAGGTTGCTGGATGGAGAAAAGGCCGTTAAGATTTTCGGTGAACTGGTGCCGGTTGAATGCACCATTGAATACATCAGTTCCATGAGCGGCCATGCCGATATGCCAGAACTCTTTCGATGGCTGAACGGCTTTAAAGATAAACCGAAAATTACGTTTACAGTCCATGGTGAAGGTGCGGATCTGCACGCATACGCCCAAACCATCGGCACCCGGCTGGGATGGAATGTGGCCGTTCCGCAGTATATGGAAAGTGTTCAGTTGTTTGAAGGGATTTAGCGCAGCGTTAAGCTGATTTTTTCTGAATCCCTTTTTGCGGGTGAATTTTCACCTCAAAGAATCCGGCAGCGACAACCGCGAGCCTTTCGCCAATAAACCGGGCCTCTGCTTCCTGCGGAAAGAATACGGTGAGTTCGAGTACGCCCATCAGAAAATTTTTATGCAGGCACAGTGCTTTTGTCCATTTTTTAAACTCACTTTCCCACTCATACTGATAGCGAACAAAGGGCTCTTCACCGCTGAAGATAAACGTAAGTTGATTGTCGCTGTAATACCGGTAACGGAAAATGCCGGCCAACACCATGTAAAACTCATGGAGTTTTGATGTGTCATCGGATTGATGATGCTGAATGCGCTGAACGGTTTCATCAACAACCCCCAGCGGGTTATGTTGCAACAGGTACTGTACTTTTACAAAATCAACCAGGTAGGCGAGCAGCGGTTTTTCAAGCGAAAGTTGTGCTTCTTCGAGAACGTAGTTCTTATCCTGCGGAAAAAATTTGCGAAGCACCGGCTTGAAGGTTTTACAAAGATAGTAAACCTTTCTGAATCGCCTGCCATGAGGTTATTGCTTACGTGCCGAAGCTTTCGGCTTTCGCACGGTTCAGGTATGATTCAAATTCAATGGGGGCATCGGCACTGTCCAGCAGGCATCCTTCCGGTATGGGCGGATAGATTTCGGCATAGGTCTTTACCATATTCATAAATACCCTGCGGTACACATGGGTACGGTTTATTTCTTCAGGCCGGCTCAGGCCTGCGCACGATAGCAACTCAACAAAACTGCCAACGGTGTTTTTGTGGTAATTCGCTACGCGTTGCTTTTTATCCTCAACAACCAGGCCTTTTGCAAAGTAGGGATCTTGTGTAGCCACACCTGTGGGGCAGGTATTTTTGTTACACTCAAGCGCCTGAATGCAGCCCAGGGCCATCATCATGGCGCGGGCGCAGTTGGTAAAGTCGGCACCGAGGGCCATCGCCCGTACAATGTGAAAGCCGGTGAGGATTTTGCCGGAGCAATCAATCTTAATATGTTCGCGGATGCCGAATCCGCGCAATGCATCATCTACAAATGCAATTGCATCGAGCAACGGCATGCCCACAAAGTTTGAAAATTCGGGAGGGGCGGCACCCGTGCCGCCTTCACCGCCATCTACGGTAATGAAATCGGGGTATGTGTCCAATTGTACCATCGCTTTACAGATGCCGAGGAATTCACTCTTCCGCCCGATACACAGTTTAAAGCCAACAGGCTTTCCACCGGAGAGTTCGCGCAGCTGTTTTACAAACTGAATAAGTCCGATGGGGGAGTTAAATGCACTGTGGTAAGGTGGCGAAAATACCGTGGTGCCGGGCTTAACACCACGGATGGCGGCAATTTCGGGTGTATTCTTTTTAGCAGGGAGTATGCCGCCATGCCCGGGTTTTGCGCCCTGCGATAATTTTATTTCGATCATTTTTACTTCGGGTCGCAGCGCATTTTTTTGAAACGCTTCAGGAGAAAAATTTCCGTGTTCATCGCGGGCTCCAAAATATCCGGTGCCAATTTGCCAGATTAAATCACCGCCATATTTCAGGTGGTGCGGGCTGATACCGCCTTCGCCTGTGTTGTGGGCAAATCCACCGATTTTTGCACCTGCATTAAGTGCCTCTACCGCATTGCCGCTCAGTGAACCAAAACTCATGGCCGAAATATTCATTACGCTGGCCTCGTAGGGCTGCTTGCAGTCTTTGTTGCCAACCCGTACGCGCGGGTTGTGATCAATTTTATTGTGATCAAGCGGACACACCGAGTGTGTCATCCATTCATAGCCTTCGGCATACACGTTTAACTGGGTGCCGAAAGGAATGGTATCGATTTGTTTTTTAGCTCGCTGGTAAATAACGGAGCGCTCAATGCGGTTGATGGGTGCGCCATCGGTATCCGATTCAACAAAATATTGCTGGATCTTCGGGCGCATGTCTTCAAACACATAGCGCAGTCGCCCCAGGATGGGGAAGTTGCGCCTGATGGCCTGGCGCTTCTGAAGCATATCGGCAATACCCATGTAAATCAGAGGCCCGACAATAACAAATAACAGGAGCACATCAATCCAGAAGTAACTCCACACCAGTAATAAAGCAGTAACCAGTATGCTTGAAACAATAAATAACTTTCTCATAGCGGGTTCGGTAAGGCTAACAAGTTATGCGCTGGAGCGGAAAACCACAAGCGGATTTTAATTGTACCGGATAAATGCAGGCTTTTTAACAAACCCGGCACTATACTTTACCTGCAGGTTGGAGGATAATGTTATCCGGAAATGCGAGAGATCCTCAACAACTACCGGGAAGTAATAACACCTTAGTTCAATGGTTCCGAATACCAGGTTTTCGTTTCGGGTACGAATGCCACCGCCTAAAGCAAAATAGGCTTGCTGCCTAAACAGGTTTTGATTTTGTGGGGCAATCAAGGCCGCATCAGCAAAAAGTATGGGCGCAATACGAAAACCCAATATGGAAAGCGGTGTAAACAATACACTTTCTGCATGGATGCCGAGGCGTTTATTGCCCAACAGGCTGTCGGCACGGAATTGTTTAAGTCCGAATTCGCTGGTTATCTGTAACGGAAATATAATTGCCGGTTTAAGGATGGTGGTGTACGTAGCCGCGAGGCTGTGGCGTAGTTTAAATCGCTTCATGTCGATGATGCGGCTAAACATCGAGGCATTGGCCAGCAGCAAAACATCTTCAACTCTGTCGTTAAAATAAAAGCCACCGGCACTTAATGTAAATGAATAGAAGTCGCCATTTTTTTGAACAAATGATTTTATCAGCTCGGCACCCAGGTACGGGCGGTTGCGCCCCAGTTGGCTTACCTTTCCGGCTAACAGCGTAAGCTGCCTGCCGTAAGGGATGTCTTCGGTGCGCCCGAAACCATAGATATAGCGTGTTTTATAAAAATTTTGATTAAAAAAGGAAACCTCACCCAATACAAATGATTTGTTATTATAGAGCGGATTATCCTGCTCCACGGCTTGCCAGGGCTTATCGCTAAAATGTTGTTTAAAAGAACGCAAGGCAACAAAATGCCGGTTGCGGTTCTTCATTCTGTTTTTAACTCCGATGTTATAACCAATCCACAGATCACGAATGCCGTATTGGTATTCGCGGAAATCGGTTGCCGGTTTATTAAAGGCATTGACAGACCAATTCTGACTGAACTCGATACCTCCCGCCATGCGGGTATAGGGCGACACTAATGGACGGTCGAGCCGTAAAAAAACAGCGTTTTCGTTTTCCAGCCCAAGGCTTGAGCCGTTGTTCAGTTGAGTGTACGAAACGGTAGCGTTAATGAATGTTCCGCCCACACTATTCTTTGAATACAGAAATTGTGTTCCGAGGGTCGGGTCGCGGTCGGCATCATACAGGGCGTTTAGTTCGATCCGTTGCCCTAAACCACCCAGGTTGGCATCGTAAATGCCAAACCGGTACCTATCGGTTGACGAAGGCGTGAAACTTCCACCCAGGCTGAATACATCCCGGGTAACAACAAGTACATCCACAGAATCGCGGGTTCTCCGTACCGGCCGTACCAGGATGGTTGCATCGAGAATGAAATCCAGATCACGCAGATGCCGCTCATTGTCAGCCAGTTTGTAGGGGTCTAAGGGCTTTTTTTCTTTAAAGAACAAATTATCTTTTATGACCTGAACACGCGTATTGGTGTGCAGGCTGTTGGCTATGCGTGTAATGTCGTTAGCGATTTTTCGTTTGGTCGTGTCGTAAATGCTTCGTTCAAAACCGATTTTCTGTATTATGATTTTACGAATGATTCGGCCCTGGTAGGGCATAAAAGCCTGCTCGCTTTTCTGATTGATGGTGGTATCTTTTTCGTTGGTGGTTATGCTGCGAATTATCTTTCGCGATATTTTATTTTCAGCCAGACCGTTCCTTCCATTGGGGTTTTGAGCCCAGCCGTTAAGAGCAGTAAAAATCAGCGTGATAAGGATTACGTCCAGCCTGCGCATACACTATGTGCAAACTGCAAATTAAACCCTGAATTTTCAGAACGTACTACTATCGGGCAGCTGCCTCGTTCAGCAGGTTTCCATAAAATACGGCATTGGTAAATAGTTTAGTGGTTCCGAACCAAAACGCCCTGAACGCCAGATTATCAGTAAAGCCAATTACGCGGCCACGGCCCAGGGCCGTAAAGCCGGCCATTGAACTGTTTTTGAGCTTGCTGTAATTCGGGTTGGAGATGTAGCCGCTCAGTAATGGAGAGGATCCGTAAACCACCGGATTACCGTACGGATTTTTTGATTTCTCCATAAACAGGTTGTTGTCTTTAAACACCGGGATCTTGGTGCCGGTGTACCCGTACAGCAACGGATTGGATAAATCAACTGTAGCTTCAAAAATTGCCCCCGGGCTCTGTTGGGCGCCCCGGTACTCTTCAATATCGGCATAGGCCCGGGTTTGCTCTGTTTTTTTATCGGAAGCTTCATCTTTTTTCAAGTCGAACTTTCCAAGCCCGGCTGTGGTAAGCCAGGTAAGGGCATTGTCAAAACCAATGATTACTCCGCCATTCTGCACCCAGGTTTTCAGCCGTTCTTTGGTGGCATCGGTTATGCCGGAGTAGTTGCCGGCCGAAAAAATGATGGTGTTGTAGCGATTTAAGTTGGTGCGGTTCAGTACGTCAACAGGCAGCGCGGTTACCGGCATGTGCATGCGTACATCCATCAGGTGCCAGAGTTCTCCGGCATCATTGGCACTAACGCCATCGCCAACCAGCAGGGCAATTTCCGGCTTGCGTAAAACCTGGAAGGTACCGCTTCCGAGACTCACCCCTTTATAATCCAGACCGGTGTTAAACGAGTACACGTCAATCCCATCTTTTTCAATTATTTCCCTGATGTGGTATTGCAGTTGATCGGCTACCTTGCCCTGGTCGGCAACTGTAACCAACAAAGAGCCGCGCTCAAACTTTTTGCCGGATGGATGGTAGAACGGGTCGGTGGCTACTTTTACCCGGATGCCGTTTTGCAGCAGGCGATTTACCGCACGGGGTGTATAGTAACCGTAGGCCTCGAACACATAAGCATATTGTGCCACTTCGCCAACGAGTTTGCCGGCCGGCATTTTTAGTTCCGTGAGCTTCTGCCCCAACGCGGGCGCCACTTTTAATTCTTCATAGTCCATACCGAAGGCCAGGGGCAGCGTCCAGGTAGAGATGTCGTAAAAAATACTGTCTTTGAATTGGGTTCGCTTTTCTGTCATGCCTTTAATGAGCTTGTATTGAGGCTGATTGAGCGGCACAACAAAACCGGATTCAGCATCGAAATTTTTTCCGTTGATGGTTTGCGATGAGGGCAGTGTATATACATCAATTTGCTGGTGCATCATTATCTCGGCCAGGTGGTAGGCCCTTGCCTTATCCTTCGATCCGAACACAATTGCCTTCACCGGATCTTTGGCGGCTTCGGTTACTGCATTTTTGAAAAACTCGCGCTGGTGGGTTAACAGGTCTTCGCGCAAGGCATTCACTGCTTTCAGGGTGCTGAGGGCCGTAGTGAACTGGTTACGCACGGTAAAAGCAAAATGAAGAACACCGTTTACACTTTCCTGGGCATGCCCGCGCGAGCTGGCCTGTTCAAATAAGATGCCGATGGCACCCTGAACATCCGGAAAGGTTGAGCCTTTGCCATAATAAAAATCGTCATAGCCTTCCTGGGTGTAATAAAATGAACCAATATTATCAAGCGCTTTGGCATGGAACTCACCGATTTTTCGAGTCAGTTCCTGATTCTTTTCAGGCGTGAGCGGATGTACCCGCGAAGGCACACCGGGTTGAAAGAAAAAGGTGGCATTGGTACCCATTTCATGATGATCGGTAAGCACGTTGGGCTTCCATTGGTGGAATTTTTTAATACGGGCCTGCGACTCGGGCTGCTGGGCTACGAGCCAGTCGCGGTTCAAATCAAACCAGTAGTGGTTGGTTCTTCCGCCTGGCCAGGGCTCATTGTGCTCCATATCGGCCGGGTCGGCTGAAATGACTTTGCTTTTGCGCGAATTAACCCAACTGCTAAAGCGGTGAAGCCCATCGGGATTGAAACTCGGATCGAACAAAATGATCGTGTTGGTCAGGTACTCTTCAATTTCTTTTCCCTCGGCTGCAGCCAGATGATAAGCAGCCAGCAATGCCGCGTTGCTTCCACTGGCTTCGTTGCCGTGAATGCTGAAGCCCATGTAGAATACGGCCGGCATGGATTTTATATCCAGATTTCCGGAACGGGATGGGTCGGTGAGTTGCAGATGCTGGTTGCGAATGGCTTCAATGTTCTGGTGGTTTTTCGGACTGGTAACAGTAAGCAGCAGCAGCGGCCGTGCTTCATGGGTGTAGCCCGTAACTTCAAGGGTAATCCTATCCGAAGCCCCGTCCAGTGCATACATGTAGTTTACCAGGCGGTCGTGGCTGATGTGCCATTCGCCCACCTCATGCCCGATAACCGATTGAGGGGTGGGTATGGCCGGGTTATAGGTAACGCCTTCGGGCAGGTAGTACGATAAACTCGGTTGGGCCTGAGCGGTATTGATTACCAGGCCAAGCAGCAGCAGGAAGGGCAGGGTTTTCATACGATTAGAGTTAAAATCAAAGAGAATTATTAACTCAGTATTAAACAAGCAGATAGGTAATTTTTATGCGAGTGGCTATTTAAGCGGTGTTACTTTTTTGTAAACAAAATGTGGAAAGAATTAAAGGTGCAGTAAACGCACATGCCACCCAAACGGATATTTTTGAAGGCTTTTTATACAACTAACTAAACCAAGTATTTATGAGGAGAATTTTACTACTCGCAGCCTTTGGCCTTCTGGCTCTGACGGGAGCCATGGGGCAAGGGGTAACTACGGCATCGATGACCGGTGTTGTTAAAGACACAAAGGGCGAAGCTATTCCGGGTGCCAACGTGGTAGCCATTCACACGCCTTCGGGTACGCAATATGGTGCAGCTACACGTGCCGATGGCTATTACAACTTTCCGGCTATGCGTGTTGGAGGCCCCTATACTGTTACAGTAACCTTTGTAGGTTACAAAGAGCAGAAAGAGGAAAACGTGTACCTGCAGCTTGGCCAAACACTTGTACTCAGTTTTGTGCTGTTGGATGAAGCTACCGAGCTATCGGAAGTTGTGGTTACGGCTACCAAAGACCCGGTGTTAAACTCCGATAAAATTGGTGCCTCCTCAAACTTCAACACCAATGACATTCAACGACTTCCATCCATTGGTCGTGATTTTCGTGATATTACCCGGTTAACACCTCAGGCGGGCGGTAGTTCCTTCTCCTTTGGTGGAAGAAGTAACCTTTACAATAACCTGACAATTGATGGTGCAACCGTAAATAACGTTTTTGGTCTTAATCCACTACCTGCCGGCCAGTCGAACACAACCCCGTTTAGTTTAGATGCCATCCAGGAGATGACGGTTTCACTTTCTCCTTACGATGTTCGCCAGGGTAATTTTACCGGTGCCGGAATAAGTGCGGTTACCCGTAGTGGAACAAATGATTATAGTGGCTCGGTATATTATTTTTTCCGCAATGAAGGAATGGCCGGAAAGAAAGTGGACGGCCAGGAAATACCTGTTCCGGACTTTAAAAATCAAAACTATGGAGTGCGGGTTGGGGGTCCTATCATTAAAGATAAGGCCTTTTTCTTTGCTAATATCGAGTGGGAAAAACGTACCGAACCATTTTATACCAACCCCGTACGGGCCAACAGCAGTGAATCAACGGTTGGGAAGACACAGGCAACCGATGACAATGATCCGGAAACGGGGTTAGCCGGTTTGCGTGATTTTCTAATCAACAACTACGGCTACGATCCAGGCGTGTACAAAAATTTTAACCGTGAAACAAATAGTTTACGTTATGTTGTACGGCTGGATTACAACCTAAGTCAGAATCATAAATTAACTGTTCGCGGCAATGCTACTAACGCATTTCAAGATCAACCACCAAGCACATCGGGGGGCTTTGTTGGAGGTCCTCCTGGTGGTCGTGGTAACAACAATAACGTGTTGTCGTTCTCATCTTCTTACTACCGCATCAACAATAATCAATACTCTATTACGGCCGAATTGAACTCGGTGCTCGGTGAAGGCAAGTATTCTAACAATCTTGTGGTTGGTTATAGTGCATTCCGCGATTTCCGCGAAAATGCTGGGGGTAAACCAGTGCCCGATTTCCCGCTGGTGGATATTATCGGACCGAACGGACAGAACATGACTTCCTTTGGGCCCGACCCGTTTACCAAAAATAACCTGCTCAACCAGGATGTTATCCAGATAAACGACAACTTCTCGATTTATAAGAAGAACCATGTTATTACACTGGGTACGGCCAATGAACTTTATAAATTCAAAAACCGGTTTACGGCTATTGTAAATGGTGTTTACCGCTATAACAGCCTTGCTGATTTTTATGCCGATGCTAACCCGGCAACAACAGCCACGGCCCGGCCTTCGCAATACACCATACAATACATTGCCGTACCTGGCGGTGCCGATGCTTCGGCAGTTGAGTGGTCAGCGCTTCAACTTGGCTTCTTTGTTCAGGATGAATACACCGGGATTAACAAAGTGAAAATAACAGGAGGATTGCGGGTTGATATACCCACCTACCTTACAGACCTGCCCGTTAACAATTATGTAAACAGGCTAGATTTTAATGGTGAGCAATTGCGTGTAGGTGGTTGGCCCGAAGTACGGCCGCTCTGGTCGCCACGCGTGGGTATCAATTGGGATGTTAAAGGCGACCGCTCTACCCAGGTGCGTGGCGGTACCGGTGTGCTTACAGGCCGTGTTCCGTTTGTGTGGCTTTCAAACGCTGTTAGCAATAACGGATTATATTTTGGCCAGTTTAACTCAACAGCCGTTCCGTTTGATGTAACCGGTGATGGATTTCCCTATAATTTCTCTACAACTCCCTATGTTGCTTCACCCGAGCAGTTTGCTGATCTGAATGCCGGTATGCCGGCCTTGATTACCAATCCGCTTGACAGGAATTTTGGCCGACCTTCGGTTGTTGCCGGCATCAATACGCTTGCGAAAAATTTCCGGTTCCCGCAGGTGTGGCGAAGCAACTTGGCAGTTGATCAGAAACTGCCTTTCGGTATTGTTGGAACGCTTGAGTTCATTTTAACCAAAGACATCAATGCCGTATTCATCCGCGATGCCAACATTGCACCGGCCGTGGCTAAGCTGAATGGTGACGGCCGTCCGCTTTTCGGTGCGGTGCCGGCTAACACCACTTTCGACAGAGCCATTATTGCCAACGACAGGCGCGTGCAGGGTGATGTGAGCCAGGCCTTGGTGCTTGATAATACCAATAAAGGACATCAATGGAGCGTAACCACTCAGTTCAGGAAGCGATTCTCCAGAGATTTTGAACTTTCAGTTGCCTATACCTACACCGATGCTCGTGAGGTTAACCCGCAAAGTGCATCTACTGCCGGAAGCATTTTCAGTTCGCAGGCGCATGTTAATGGTCCTAACAACCCTGAGCTTTCGTATGCCGGAACACTCACCCCTCACCGTGTAATTGCTTACGGGTCGTATCGTAAAGAATACGCGCAACACTTTGCTTCAACAATAGGATTCAGCCTGGAGGCTCGCTCCGGAAATAATTTCTCGTACACCTATCAGGGCGATCCGAACAGCGATGGTATTGCCGGTAATGATTTAATTTATATACCGCGCAACCAATCGGAAATTGTGTTAAGCACCGGCAGCGCCAACGATACCCGTTCGCTGGACGAAATATGGACCCAACTGGATAATTACATTAAACAGGATAAATACCTGAATAGCCGCAGAGGTCAGTTTGCTGAACGTAATGGAACGCTGTCGCCATGGGTGAATTATCTGAGCCTTAATTTCTTGCAAGACTTTTACATTGATGCCGGTGGCAGAAGACACACCTTGCAGCTTTCAGCAAACATTGAGAACTTCCTGAACCTGCTTAACTCAGAATGGGGTCTGATTAAGAATCCGGCCCGCACCCAGTTAATCCGCTTCCTCGGTTACGAGTCTCCTCACACAGCCGGAACAGTAACTGCACCGGTTGATGGTAACGGTAACCCGTGGACAGCTACAACCGGAAAACCTGTGTACACTTTTGACACAAATGCAGATGGTACAGCCCTTAGTGAATCGTACATCCCGTTGCAAACCGTAGGCGGCAGGTGGCAGTTACAGTTCGGTATCCGTTACATCTTTTAAGCGTTACAGTTTATGAAAACAGTTATGAGAAAATATATGAATATGAGGAATGTGGCCCGAGCAGGAGCCATTTTGCTGGTAGCCTTTTGGGCCTGCGAAGATCCGGAATACATTACCGCGGTTCCCAATCCGCAGCCTTCGGGTTTTTCGGCCAACTTTTTATTTGTGAATGCGGCCCCCGATGCCCCTTCGCTTGATATGTATATTAACAATGTTAAAACCGGTACAAGCGCTGCTTTTGGCGCAGGACAAACCGGCTATACCAATGTGCAAATTACCTCGGGAGGTGCCGGTGGCTTTACGGCCAATACAAACATCCGGGCCAAGGCGTCTTCAGGAACAATTGGAGGTGTGTTGGGTTCGAGCGATGTGATTTACCGTGCCGGCAATAACAACACCAACAATTTTGCAGCCATTAACGGAGCCCGTTATACGCTCTTTGCGCTGGATACCATTTCGAGGCCTAAGCCGGTACGTAAGCTTAACGCCTCCAATTTTGGCGACACCACATTTTTTAACCCGTTAACCGGAACGTACATTTCTGTGGTTGAAA encodes:
- a CDS encoding acylphosphatase, which produces MKHVNLLVMGKVQGVFFRASTQRVAGELGITGLVRNEPDGNVYIEAEGEEGRLEKFIDWCRQGPPRARVEQVQITESGLKNYATFRVVR
- a CDS encoding MBL fold metallo-hydrolase produces the protein MNVRVKFLGGAQSVTGSRYLVEAGDFRFLFDCGLFQGLKDLRLRNWEEFPINPVTINCVIISHAHIDHTGYLPKLVKEGFSGPVYCTHPTADLMEIMLIDSAKLQEEETEYARQKGYSRHDIPKPLYTEEDAQAVFPLIKSFGYNEHVKVSNHVEFIFRDAGHLLGSAITEVFIKGDNQEKKIVFSGDLGRYQTEMLHPPSTIEQADVLFVESTYGNKDNPDVDPKVDLMRIANETFQRGGVLLIPAFAVGRTQGLLYHLRQLMKEKRIPDVPVYIDSPMAISSTYLFFKHPNFLKETFNLKEFVKEVETNMLVFVRSNEHSKSLNAIKKNAIIISSSGMMTGGRVLHHLYHRLRKKEDTVLIAGFQAEGTRGRRLLDGEKAVKIFGELVPVECTIEYISSMSGHADMPELFRWLNGFKDKPKITFTVHGEGADLHAYAQTIGTRLGWNVAVPQYMESVQLFEGI
- a CDS encoding FMN-binding glutamate synthase family protein, giving the protein MRKLFIVSSILVTALLLVWSYFWIDVLLLFVIVGPLIYMGIADMLQKRQAIRRNFPILGRLRYVFEDMRPKIQQYFVESDTDGAPINRIERSVIYQRAKKQIDTIPFGTQLNVYAEGYEWMTHSVCPLDHNKIDHNPRVRVGNKDCKQPYEASVMNISAMSFGSLSGNAVEALNAGAKIGGFAHNTGEGGISPHHLKYGGDLIWQIGTGYFGARDEHGNFSPEAFQKNALRPEVKMIEIKLSQGAKPGHGGILPAKKNTPEIAAIRGVKPGTTVFSPPYHSAFNSPIGLIQFVKQLRELSGGKPVGFKLCIGRKSEFLGICKAMVQLDTYPDFITVDGGEGGTGAAPPEFSNFVGMPLLDAIAFVDDALRGFGIREHIKIDCSGKILTGFHIVRAMALGADFTNCARAMMMALGCIQALECNKNTCPTGVATQDPYFAKGLVVEDKKQRVANYHKNTVGSFVELLSCAGLSRPEEINRTHVYRRVFMNMVKTYAEIYPPIPEGCLLDSADAPIEFESYLNRAKAESFGT
- a CDS encoding zinc carboxypeptidase; this encodes MKTLPFLLLLGLVINTAQAQPSLSYYLPEGVTYNPAIPTPQSVIGHEVGEWHISHDRLVNYMYALDGASDRITLEVTGYTHEARPLLLLTVTSPKNHQNIEAIRNQHLQLTDPSRSGNLDIKSMPAVFYMGFSIHGNEASGSNAALLAAYHLAAAEGKEIEEYLTNTIILFDPSFNPDGLHRFSSWVNSRKSKVISADPADMEHNEPWPGGRTNHYWFDLNRDWLVAQQPESQARIKKFHQWKPNVLTDHHEMGTNATFFFQPGVPSRVHPLTPEKNQELTRKIGEFHAKALDNIGSFYYTQEGYDDFYYGKGSTFPDVQGAIGILFEQASSRGHAQESVNGVLHFAFTVRNQFTTALSTLKAVNALREDLLTHQREFFKNAVTEAAKDPVKAIVFGSKDKARAYHLAEIMMHQQIDVYTLPSSQTINGKNFDAESGFVVPLNQPQYKLIKGMTEKRTQFKDSIFYDISTWTLPLAFGMDYEELKVAPALGQKLTELKMPAGKLVGEVAQYAYVFEAYGYYTPRAVNRLLQNGIRVKVATDPFYHPSGKKFERGSLLVTVADQGKVADQLQYHIREIIEKDGIDVYSFNTGLDYKGVSLGSGTFQVLRKPEIALLVGDGVSANDAGELWHLMDVRMHMPVTALPVDVLNRTNLNRYNTIIFSAGNYSGITDATKERLKTWVQNGGVIIGFDNALTWLTTAGLGKFDLKKDEASDKKTEQTRAYADIEEYRGAQQSPGAIFEATVDLSNPLLYGYTGTKIPVFKDNNLFMEKSKNPYGNPVVYGSSPLLSGYISNPNYSKLKNSSMAGFTALGRGRVIGFTDNLAFRAFWFGTTKLFTNAVFYGNLLNEAAAR
- a CDS encoding TonB-dependent receptor encodes the protein MGQGVTTASMTGVVKDTKGEAIPGANVVAIHTPSGTQYGAATRADGYYNFPAMRVGGPYTVTVTFVGYKEQKEENVYLQLGQTLVLSFVLLDEATELSEVVVTATKDPVLNSDKIGASSNFNTNDIQRLPSIGRDFRDITRLTPQAGGSSFSFGGRSNLYNNLTIDGATVNNVFGLNPLPAGQSNTTPFSLDAIQEMTVSLSPYDVRQGNFTGAGISAVTRSGTNDYSGSVYYFFRNEGMAGKKVDGQEIPVPDFKNQNYGVRVGGPIIKDKAFFFANIEWEKRTEPFYTNPVRANSSESTVGKTQATDDNDPETGLAGLRDFLINNYGYDPGVYKNFNRETNSLRYVVRLDYNLSQNHKLTVRGNATNAFQDQPPSTSGGFVGGPPGGRGNNNNVLSFSSSYYRINNNQYSITAELNSVLGEGKYSNNLVVGYSAFRDFRENAGGKPVPDFPLVDIIGPNGQNMTSFGPDPFTKNNLLNQDVIQINDNFSIYKKNHVITLGTANELYKFKNRFTAIVNGVYRYNSLADFYADANPATTATARPSQYTIQYIAVPGGADASAVEWSALQLGFFVQDEYTGINKVKITGGLRVDIPTYLTDLPVNNYVNRLDFNGEQLRVGGWPEVRPLWSPRVGINWDVKGDRSTQVRGGTGVLTGRVPFVWLSNAVSNNGLYFGQFNSTAVPFDVTGDGFPYNFSTTPYVASPEQFADLNAGMPALITNPLDRNFGRPSVVAGINTLAKNFRFPQVWRSNLAVDQKLPFGIVGTLEFILTKDINAVFIRDANIAPAVAKLNGDGRPLFGAVPANTTFDRAIIANDRRVQGDVSQALVLDNTNKGHQWSVTTQFRKRFSRDFELSVAYTYTDAREVNPQSASTAGSIFSSQAHVNGPNNPELSYAGTLTPHRVIAYGSYRKEYAQHFASTIGFSLEARSGNNFSYTYQGDPNSDGIAGNDLIYIPRNQSEIVLSTGSANDTRSLDEIWTQLDNYIKQDKYLNSRRGQFAERNGTLSPWVNYLSLNFLQDFYIDAGGRRHTLQLSANIENFLNLLNSEWGLIKNPARTQLIRFLGYESPHTAGTVTAPVDGNGNPWTATTGKPVYTFDTNADGTALSESYIPLQTVGGRWQLQFGIRYIF